In a genomic window of Brettanomyces nanus chromosome 1, complete sequence:
- a CDS encoding uncharacterized protein (BUSCO:EOG09342SUD): MSFKGFQKAVVRVPQSLRQKMHMGEQTQDPVYEDAERRFKELEVQTKRLNDESKRYHRAVDAMLDHQIGFSKGIEEIYKPISGKASDPNSTIPEGNPEGIEACEQFREVMKELKDTLKPDLDLIDTKIVQPAQELLKIIEGIRKMATKRNHKQLDLDRHQHSLKSLQEKRDKAAKTDETKSLKYEEKIYKAENDLAISQQEFDYYNEMMKADLPALFRMESEFIHPLFISLYYMQLNVFYTLSSRMEEMKIPYFDLSSDILEAFKAKRGDVEERAESIGITHFRLGYSRSKLDATKRRLAVQHGVEPGSPGAVPYGQAAPYGQAAPAYGQATPAYGQAAPYDQAAPAYGQAAPTYGQPAVTPAPVYGQSPVAGYGQTPPPSTSTTGYGYGYGDKKTPAGTFAQSPPPSVATAIPPTYSASPIAAVAAAIAPGASGELCTALYDYDAQADGDLSFKAGSQITIIQKTADQNGWWTGSLNGATGVFPGNYVQLN, translated from the coding sequence ATGAGTTTTAAAGGATTTCAGAAGGCTGTGGTGCGTGTGCCACAGTCACTACGGCAGAAAATGCACATGGGAGAGCAGACACAGGATCCGGTGTATGAAGATGCAGAGAGACGGTTCAAGGAGTTGGAGGTTCAAACGAAACGGTTGAACGATGAATCTAAGCGGTACCACAGAGCGGTCGATGCTATGTTGGATCACCAAATTGGGTTTTCCAAGGGAATCGAGGAGATTTACAAGCCAATCAGTGGTAAAGCTTCTGACCCCAACAGTACCATCCCAGAGGGTAATCCTGAAGGTATTGAAGCTTGCGAACAGTTCCGTGAGGTtatgaaagagttgaaggatacTTTGAAACCAGATTTGGATCTTATTGATACTAAGATTGTTCAACCCGCACAagaattgttgaagattATAGAAGGCATTAGGAAGATGGCCACCAAACGTAACCACAAGCAATTAGATCTTGATAGGCACCAGCACTCGCTTaaaagtcttcaagaaaagcGGGATAAGGCAGCTAAAACTGATGAGACCAAATCCTTGAAgtatgaagagaaaatataTAAGGCTGAGAATGATTTGGCCATTTCCCAACAGGAATTCGACTATTACAACGAGATGATGAAGGCCGACTTGCCAGCACTGTTCCGAATGGAGTCCGAGTTCATTCATCCCTTGTTTATCTCGCTTTACTACATGCAGTTGAATGTTTTCTATACCCTTTCGAGCAGAATggaggagatgaaaatcCCATACTTTGATTTGTCTTCTGACATTCTCGAAGCTTTCAAGGCCAAGAGAGGGGATGTTGAGGAGAGGGCCGAGAGTATTGGTATTACTCATTTCCGTCTCGGCTATAGCCGGTCAAAGTTGGATGCAACTAAGCGGAGATTGGCTGTTCAGCATGGTGTTGAACCAGGTTCTCCTGGAGCTGTTCCTTACGGTCAGGCTGCTCCTTATGGTCAAGCTGCTCCAGCATATGGTCAGGCTACTCCGGCATATGGTCAGGCTGCTCCTTATGATCAAGCTGCTCCAGCATACGGCCAGGCTGCACCAACATACGGTCAGCCTGCCGTCACACCTGCTCCTGTGTATGGTCAATCTCCTGTCGCAGGCTACGGCCAGACACCTCCTCCTTCCACGTCTACTACTGGATATGGCTACGGCTACGGCGACAAGAAAACGCCAGCCGGTACTTTCGCTCaatctcctcctccttcgGTAGCAACAGCCATCCCCCCTACTTATAGCGCTTCCCCAATTGCTGCCGTGGCAGCCGCCATAGCGCCTGGTGCTTCTGGTGAACTTTGTACAGCATTGTATGACTACGATGCCCAAGCAGATGGCGATCTCAGCTTCAAAGCTGGATCACAGATCACTATCATTCAGAAAACGGCCGATCAGAATGGCTGGTGGACGGGTTCTCTCAACGGTGCTACTGGTGTTTTCCCAGGTAATTATGTTCAACTTAACTAA
- a CDS encoding uncharacterized protein (BUSCO:EOG093435SL) codes for MSSRYRPKKPVGTQHSMPPHRGSAGSQAQQARPEGGPIASVHLKPTDITISKSLEKKFPEKVGLFNKLKTKERELDLMINKKLLDIQDYQQSIAGGYSQEDAKDTDILRIFIYNTSESQPWQTDPNDDTEQQPVWTLRVEGRLLGEKEPADSPSRKKFSTFLSSLSVELKAKDGKNDTLVIKPAPGVGGGHESPNTRIVEWHEDPQMPEAERTQKQFDGMDIRRGGSSIPQSEVPKGENVDSSEKEVIANIVIQPKMFPIKLQIVKDSLIELLGTTEITQSDCIHKIFNYIKVNNLFEVKTVPHSASVVTNGHVQHQQIQQAPQQQKKIVTIKADDLLYRIFGLNTLTLPQMMEMISTKLLKPIEPIKIQYSINTLRSTTLGDVVIDLKVNSKLIDPHMKPGAEEIASINRLLSEHVLNKQSSEELSRLIDNLRLNMQMLNYSKLKYDFYRKLSDDPVGFLRKIQDRNSEYLKILSSDSMSFGESGNIDEEVVRRSDFYTDEFLSQHINLLFNSGRI; via the coding sequence ATGTCTTCTCGTTACAGACCAAAGAAGCCAGTCGGAACGCAGCATAGCATGCCTCCGCATCGCGGCAGTGCCGGGTCGCAAGCACAACAAGCTCGTCCTGAAGGAGGACCTATCGCGTCAGTTCACTTAAAGCCAACAGACATCAcgatatccaaatctttagagaagaagtttccAGAGAAAGTGGGACTattcaacaagttgaagacaaaggaaagagagCTCGACCTTATGATTAACAAAAAGCTATTAGATATTCAGGATTATCAACAATCTATAGCAGGAGGCTATTCTCAAGAGGATGCTAAAGACACGGATATCTTGAGAATTTTTATCTACAACACGTCAGAAAGTCAGCCATGGCAAACGGATCCTAACGATGATACGGAGCAGCAACCAGTGTGGACTCTTCGAGTTGAAGGTCGCCTTCTTGGAGAGAAGGAACCTGCagattctccttctcgCAAGAAGTTCAGCACATTTTTATCGTCGTTGAGCGTTGAACTAAAAGCtaaagatggaaagaatGATACTTTAGTGATTAAACCAGCTCCTGGCGTTGGCGGTGGCCACGAGAGTCCCAATACGCGCATCGTTGAGTGGCACGAAGATCCACAGATGCCAGAGGCTGAAAGAACTCAAAAGCAGTTTGATGGAATGGATATTCGCCGTGGTGGTTCGTCAATTCCCCAAAGTGAAGTGCCAAAGGGAGAAAATGTAGATTCATCAGAAAAGGAAGTCATTGCCAATATAGTGATTCAACCCAAGATGTTCCCCATTAAGCTTCAGATCGTGAAAGATTCCTTGATCGAGTTACTGGGAACCACTGAAATCACGCAGTCCGACTGCATTCACAAGATCTTCAACTACATCAAGGTTAACAACTTGTTTGAGGTGAAAACTGTTCCACACTCAGCTTCTGTGGTTACTAACGGGCACGTTCAACATCAGCAGATCCAACAGGCACCTCagcaacagaagaaaatcGTGACAATTAAGGCAGATGACTTATTGTACAGGATATTTGGACTAAACACTCTCACGCTTCCACAGATGATGGAAATGATTTCCACTAAACTCTTGAAACCGATCGAGCCAATTAAAATCCAGTACAGTATCAACACTTTACGCAGCACCACGCTGGGAGATGTCGTGATTGATTTGAAAGTGAACTCAAAACTCATAGATCCTCATATGAAACCAGGGGCGGAAGAAATTGCATCTATCAACAGACTACTTTCGGAGCATGTGTTGAACAAGCAGTCATCAGAGGAGCTTTCTCGATTGATTGATAACTTACGATTGAACATGCAAATGCTCAATTATTCGAAGCTAAAGTATGACTTTTACCGCAAACTCAGTGATGATCCTGTGGGCTTTCTCAGGAAGATTCAGGATCGCAACAGTGAatacttgaagatcttgtcGAGCGATTCGATGTCGTTTGGTGAGAGTGGCAATATTGACGAGGAAGTTGTGAGAAGATCTGATTTCTACACTGATGAGTTCCTAAGTCAACATATAAACCTACTTTTCAACAGTGGTAGAATCTGA
- a CDS encoding uncharacterized protein (BUSCO:EOG09343T8A~EggNog:ENOG41) codes for MFTQQIRMFSKSTLRLGAKMKVYEPIPAKRGGMPLMSYIREAQYSKLDQTGQKRKQFKLDNPGRLRADDIVTIVYKDQKPLTGQILAVKRQGVASDILIRNKVGGVGVDIHIPVFHPNILRVDVVRRPVKYRPRNRHYYIKNSRLDVGDVGGNR; via the exons ATGTTCACCCAGCAGATACGGATGTTTTCGAAGTCTACTCTTCGTTTAGGAG CTAAAATGAAGGTGTATGAACCGATACCTGcaaaaagaggaggaaTGCCATTAATGAGCTATATCAGGGAAGCACAATATTCTAAGCTGGATCAGACAGggcagaagagaaaacaaTTTAAACTCGATAACCCTGGAAGATTGAGAGCAGACGACATTGTTACCATCGTCTACAAAGATCAGAAGCCTCTTACGGGTCAGATTCTTGCCGTTAAAAGACAAGGTGTCGCATCCGACATTTTAATTAGAAACAAAGTGGGAGGTGTCGGCGTTGATATACATATTCCGGTGTTCCACCCTAACATTCTACGTGTGGATGTGGTCAGAAGACCTGTCAAATACAGACCAAGAAACAGACATTACTACATTAAGAATTCACGGTTGGACGTGGGAGATGTTGGAGGTAACCGTTAG
- a CDS encoding uncharacterized protein (EggNog:ENOG41): MPAGSLRAKLTAMSHRKGKRIGSDTKKKTKKPKKQIGEADKLLERDYNGINLFERYPNFAKLHVERLIMDENVEDEELEENLQIILGAIRFLNSLQFQASRINKEKLFRKFNHNFPQLVIVDQLYCIMAKTGSETFIDRNIEQLITLQKVKLIDLNNENFNFRLIILYEDFLKVVKDTFKDEKVMKRFINLIEDYPNLLQIDGALLKRYALDTTQLIHLGFLSISRERKGGDSEAVYNISLPNLGPFLKIVNKDEGTELDLVAECNGWFWAVGVLQYASRKGV; the protein is encoded by the exons ATGCCTGCCGGTTCTTTGCGTGCCAAGTTGACGGCAATGTCCCATCGGAAGGGAAAGCGTATAGGTAGCGAtacgaagaaaaaaacgAAAAAGCCCAAGAAACAGATCGGAGAAGCCGATAAGCTTCTGGAACGTGACTATAATGGGATCAATTTGTTTGAAAGATACCCCAATTTTGCCAAGTTGCATGTCGAGAGACTCATTATGGATGAGAAtgtggaagatgaagagttggaagaaAACCTACAGATAATATTGGGAGCCATTCGATTTCTTAATAGTCTCCAGTTTCAGGCTTCACGTATCaataaggagaagttaTTCCGCAAATTCAATCATAACTTCCCACAGCTCGTCATAGTGGATCAATTGTACTGTATTATGGCAAAAACCGGCTCAGAGACGTTTATAGATCGAAACATAGAGCAGCTCATCACGCTGCAAAAGGTTAAACTGATTGATCTCAACAACGAGAACTTTAACTTTCGATTAATTATTTTGTACGAAGACTTCTTGAAGGTGGTAAAGGATACTTTCAAGGACGAAAAGGTAATGAAGAGGTTCATCAATCTTATAGAGGACTATCCAAATTTGTTGCAAATCGATGGAgctttgttgaagagataCGCACTTGATACCACCCAGTTGATCCATCTAGGATTTCTCAGTATTTCAAGAGAACGGAAGGGTGGTGATAGTGAGGCTGTCTACAACATCAGTTTACCCAATTTGGGGCCTTTTTTAAAGATCGTTAAT AAGGATGAGGGGACTGAATTGGACTTGGTTGCTGAGTGTAATGGTTGGTTCTGGGCGGTTGGAGTGCTACAGTACGCCAGTAGGAAGGGTGTATAG
- a CDS encoding uncharacterized protein (BUSCO:EOG0934270O~EggNog:ENOG41), producing the protein MLAFSFIKAILLAAATVAAETTTSAITSATTDRAAATSGGKLTLQELAALPLKQRLMKYPWKLEMITVSFIALYLITFYLGSKYNEKLVNKFVNSILPVFKENFFQVGVTKSRLMAKDDTQHFTFYATGRLRIESMIAKFELQSRQNPFVWVMEYVSSFFIESLPAPEDKVSFNFQIDADGSSKFDDFIWAIVHKDHMNEYRKENYFLSLTKTSESDKLPVQFVFMNEAPQMTSTLYSSEFPDLLEKCKDLIKFFAVTDQAEEKPDRLSKLKPSKRFVLEMRVPKTKADVAAANEFLSFLLKTYIDFVCKNSAFRPEVTRKCKKTRESEYAKLKKSLETARKEDLDSKKAEAEKDRRAKLTPEEQDKLAKRQSDRRQRRTMNRQKVRS; encoded by the coding sequence ATGCTTGCATTCAGTTTCATCAAGGCCATTTTATTGGCTGCAGCTACTGTTGCCGCAGAGACAACCACTTCGGCCATCACTTCGGCCACCACAGACAGAGCTGCCGCCACTTCTGGAGGTAAACTcactcttcaagaactcgCAGCTTTGCCGTTGAAGcaaagattgatgaaatatCCATGGAAACTTGAAATGATCACAGTTAGTTTCATTGCTCTCTACCTGATAACTTTCTACCTTGGTTCTAAGTACAATGAGAAGTTGGTAAACAAGTTTGTTAACTCCATTTTGCCTGTTTTCAAGGAGAACTTCTTCCAGGTGGGTGTCACCAAGTCTAGATTGATGGCCAAAGATGACACCCAACATTTCACTTTTTATGCCACTGGCAGATTAAGAATCGAATCGATGATTGCCAAATTCGAGTTACAATCTCGTCAGAATCCATTCGTCTGGGTGATGGAATATGTTTCCAGCTTTTTCATTGAATCCTTGCCTGCTCCTGAAGATAAGGTTAGCTTCAATTTCCAGATCGATGCCGATGGATCTAGCAAGTTTGACGATTTTATATGGGCCATTGTCCATAAGGATCACATGAATGAGTACAGAAAGGAGAACTATTTCCTTTCCTTGACCAAGACATCAGAAAGTGACAAGCTTCCTGTTCAGTTCGTCTTCATGAACGAGGCTCCTCAGATGACCAGCACACTTTATTCGAGCGAGTTCCCAGACCTATTGGAGAAGTGCAAGGActtgatcaaattctttgCCGTCACCGATCAGGCAGAGGAGAAGCCGGACAGACTTTCGAAGTTAAAGCCTTCTAAGAGGTTTGTTTTAGAGATGAGAGTTCCTAAGACCAAGGCCGATGTTGCCGCTGCTAATGAATTTCTCAGCTTTTTGCTAAAGACTTACATTGACTTTGTCTGCAAGAATTCTGCTTTCAGACCAGAGGTCACTAGAAAATGTAAGAAGACGCGTGAAAGTGAGTACgccaagttgaagaagtcttTAGAGACTGCTCGTAAGGAGGATCTAGACAGCAAGAAGGCCGAGGCTGAAAAGGATCGTAGAGCTAAGTTGACCCCTGAAGAACAGGACAAGTTGGCCAAGAGACAGAGCGATagaagacagagaagaactATGAACAGACAGAAGGTGAGATCctga